A stretch of the Actinotalea sp. JY-7876 genome encodes the following:
- a CDS encoding extracellular solute-binding protein: MKTARRGAAGAASVAALALVLGACGGGGDGDGGGTTDEGSSEASFDRPITWMSILHTPTTPDAEGPIQVALEEHTGVEFEIQWVPDASKDEKLNAALASNTLSDLTTLTQVDSSTVRNALSSGMFWDVEEYLEEFPNLSEIDPKTLEAARIDGGLYGVPFQKPLARYGVLVRQDWLDNLGLETPHTVEELGEVARAFTEDDPDGNGAADTVGFIERAESFQLSFRVLAGYFGAGDKFVVDDDDTVVPAFTTDEFKTAMEWYREVYENGHMNQEFVTTQKQNQQDAIAQGKGGIVITGLMEARNYMNLARSANPETPMAWALVNDMTWGDVPRRVVSDTNGGMGGWLAISKENIKTEDELRHVLGFIDSLLDEEAFDLMTNGIEGTHYELDADGVLTILDQGVWQQEVQPYAGSRPSDLVATYKVSDPYQNLSNELIPLNAEFAVTNPAQPLTSETYDAQWSAINQSIADAFNRYVMGDIDMDGYEDAIESARGQGLDAVIEEFTASYAEVNG, from the coding sequence ATGAAGACAGCACGCCGAGGTGCCGCTGGCGCTGCCTCGGTCGCGGCGCTCGCCCTCGTGCTCGGCGCGTGCGGTGGCGGCGGCGACGGCGACGGCGGTGGCACGACGGACGAGGGCTCGTCCGAGGCCTCGTTCGACCGGCCGATCACCTGGATGTCGATCCTCCACACGCCGACGACGCCGGACGCCGAGGGTCCGATCCAGGTCGCGCTGGAGGAGCACACCGGGGTCGAGTTCGAGATCCAGTGGGTGCCGGACGCGTCCAAGGACGAGAAGCTCAACGCCGCACTGGCGTCCAACACCCTGTCCGACCTCACGACGCTCACGCAGGTCGACAGCTCGACGGTGCGCAACGCGCTGTCCTCGGGCATGTTCTGGGACGTCGAGGAGTACCTCGAGGAGTTCCCGAACCTCTCCGAGATCGACCCGAAGACGCTCGAGGCGGCGCGCATCGACGGCGGCCTCTACGGCGTCCCGTTCCAGAAGCCGCTGGCGCGCTACGGCGTCCTCGTGCGGCAGGACTGGCTCGACAACCTCGGCCTCGAGACGCCCCACACGGTGGAGGAGCTCGGCGAGGTCGCGCGGGCGTTCACCGAGGACGACCCCGACGGCAACGGCGCGGCGGACACGGTCGGCTTCATCGAGCGTGCCGAGAGCTTCCAGCTCTCGTTCCGCGTCCTGGCGGGCTACTTCGGTGCCGGCGACAAGTTCGTGGTCGATGACGACGACACGGTCGTGCCGGCCTTCACCACGGACGAGTTCAAGACCGCGATGGAGTGGTACCGCGAGGTCTACGAGAACGGGCACATGAACCAGGAGTTCGTGACGACCCAGAAGCAGAACCAGCAGGACGCCATCGCGCAGGGCAAGGGCGGCATCGTCATCACCGGCCTCATGGAGGCGCGGAACTACATGAACCTCGCCCGGTCCGCGAACCCCGAGACCCCGATGGCCTGGGCCCTGGTCAACGACATGACGTGGGGCGACGTCCCGCGCCGCGTCGTCTCCGACACGAACGGCGGCATGGGCGGCTGGCTCGCGATCTCCAAGGAGAACATCAAGACCGAGGACGAGCTGCGCCACGTCCTGGGCTTCATCGACAGCCTCCTGGACGAGGAGGCGTTCGACCTCATGACGAACGGCATCGAGGGGACGCACTACGAGCTCGACGCCGACGGCGTGCTCACGATCCTCGACCAGGGGGTCTGGCAGCAGGAGGTGCAGCCGTACGCCGGCTCGCGGCCCTCGGACCTCGTCGCCACGTACAAGGTCAGCGACCCGTACCAGAACCTGTCGAACGAGCTGATCCCGCTGAACGCCGAGTTCGCCGTCACCAACCCGGCCCAGCCGCTCACGTCGGAGACCTACGACGCGCAGTGGTCAGCGATCAACCAGTCGATCGCTGACGCCTTCAACCGCTACGTCATGGGCGACATCGACATGGACGGGTACGAGGACGCCATCGAGTCCGCCCGCGGTCAGGGCCTGGACGCCGTCATCGAGGAGTTCACGGCCTCCTACGCCGAGGTGAACGGCTAG
- a CDS encoding YesL family protein, with translation MFSFEGFARINAVLVSAYRIAWLNVLWTVATVVGVVVLGIGPASYAMAKYVDRWFRLGETPPVARTFLRYALEQRWRPVLVSWVLLGAGAVITVNLLAVSNWYVRVLNIVALVVLAVACSYVFFVMAALDVPTIRGQITTALVIGFGSLHWTVLAAVTVAVSHVLMFSFALPLLLMFGVGIPVAVHALVMRGVLRQLDPSGAPDLAGPPRHAPTSRPAPGHLVRPLSLEGSS, from the coding sequence ATGTTCTCGTTCGAGGGCTTCGCCCGCATCAACGCCGTGCTCGTGAGTGCCTACCGCATCGCGTGGCTCAACGTGCTGTGGACGGTGGCGACGGTCGTCGGCGTCGTCGTGCTCGGCATCGGCCCCGCCTCCTACGCGATGGCGAAGTACGTGGACCGCTGGTTCCGGCTCGGCGAGACGCCCCCGGTCGCCCGCACCTTCCTGAGGTACGCGCTCGAGCAGCGGTGGCGTCCGGTCCTGGTCAGCTGGGTGCTCCTCGGTGCCGGGGCGGTCATCACCGTGAACCTGCTCGCGGTCTCGAACTGGTACGTCCGCGTCCTGAACATCGTCGCCCTGGTCGTGCTGGCCGTGGCCTGCTCCTACGTCTTCTTCGTCATGGCGGCCCTGGACGTCCCGACCATCCGGGGCCAGATCACCACCGCCCTGGTCATCGGCTTCGGCTCCCTGCACTGGACGGTGCTCGCCGCCGTGACCGTGGCGGTCAGCCACGTCCTGATGTTCTCGTTCGCGCTGCCGCTGCTGCTGATGTTCGGCGTCGGGATCCCCGTGGCCGTCCACGCCCTCGTCATGCGCGGCGTCCTGCGCCAGCTCGACCCGTCCGGCGCACCGGACCTCGCGGGTCCGCCCCGCCACGCACCCACGTCCCGACCCGCCCCGGGTCACCTGGTACGGCCACTCTCCCTGGAAGGAAGCTCATGA
- a CDS encoding sugar ABC transporter permease — protein sequence MSASPLTAATAPAPVPPSGGLVPRRKASGAQSLWRYRALYLMALPGIAYFLVFKYLPMGGLVIAFQDYMPFLGVTGSPWVGFDHFVRLFTEDSFFVLLRNTLSLSALLLAFSFPMPIILALMLNELRGRVFKRSVQSIVYLPHFMSWVIVVSIFYVLLTTDGGAINNLIRNAGWEPIAFLTDEEWLRPMYVFQHIWKTAGWGTIVYLAAMTAVDLELYEAANLDGAGRLRQTWHITLPAIRPVIVIMFILAIGDILELGFEHMFLLLNSLNRDVGEIFDTYVYTTGIKNGQLSYATAVGMFKGLVGLILVVCANRLAKKFGEEGVY from the coding sequence ATGAGCGCCTCGCCCCTGACCGCGGCGACGGCCCCGGCACCCGTGCCGCCCTCCGGCGGGCTCGTGCCGCGACGCAAGGCGTCCGGCGCCCAGTCGCTGTGGCGCTACCGGGCGCTGTACCTGATGGCGCTGCCCGGGATCGCCTACTTCCTGGTCTTCAAGTACCTGCCCATGGGCGGGCTCGTCATCGCGTTCCAGGACTACATGCCGTTCCTCGGCGTGACCGGGAGCCCGTGGGTCGGCTTCGACCACTTCGTGCGGCTGTTCACGGAGGACTCGTTCTTCGTCCTGCTCCGGAACACGCTGAGCCTGTCCGCGCTGCTCCTGGCCTTCTCGTTCCCGATGCCGATCATCCTGGCGCTGATGCTCAACGAGCTCCGTGGCCGGGTCTTCAAGCGCTCGGTGCAGTCGATCGTGTACCTGCCGCACTTCATGTCCTGGGTGATCGTCGTCTCGATCTTCTACGTGCTGCTGACGACGGACGGCGGCGCGATCAACAACCTCATCCGGAACGCCGGGTGGGAACCCATCGCCTTCCTCACCGACGAGGAGTGGCTGCGCCCGATGTACGTCTTCCAGCACATCTGGAAGACCGCGGGCTGGGGGACGATCGTCTACCTGGCCGCGATGACGGCCGTCGACCTCGAGCTCTACGAGGCGGCGAACCTCGACGGCGCCGGGCGCCTGCGCCAGACCTGGCACATCACGCTCCCGGCCATCCGCCCGGTGATCGTGATCATGTTCATCCTCGCGATCGGCGACATCCTCGAGCTCGGCTTCGAGCACATGTTCCTGCTGCTCAACTCACTCAACCGTGACGTCGGAGAGATCTTCGACACCTACGTCTACACGACGGGCATCAAGAACGGGCAGCTCAGCTACGCCACCGCCGTCGGCATGTTCAAGGGCCTGGTGGGGCTCATCCTCGTCGTCTGCGCGAACCGCCTGGCCAAGAAGTTCGGCGAGGAAGGCGTCTACTAG
- a CDS encoding alpha/beta hydrolase, translating into MPESAVVQGHDAAIRRVRVPGEGEPVIGGPGRPATDPPDGLDVRVVASRLPGARPAMLVLPGGGYRHHAAHEAEPVGHWLAGLGVHAVVLRYPVAPARHPAPLEAAVRALAWIREASGPLQVDPGRVGVLGFSAGGHLAATLCGQPDPPDLAVLAYPVISFLDEPHEGSVAALLGPDADAEARAAHSADRHVSARTPPAFVWHTADDASVPVGHPLRYCGALAAHAVPFELHVFPEGRHGLGLATEAPHVARWTSLCETWLRSRGWPTGG; encoded by the coding sequence GTGCCCGAGTCCGCCGTCGTCCAGGGCCACGACGCCGCCATCCGCCGGGTCCGCGTGCCGGGCGAGGGCGAGCCGGTCATCGGAGGCCCCGGTCGCCCGGCGACCGACCCGCCGGACGGGCTGGACGTGCGGGTCGTCGCGTCCCGGCTGCCGGGCGCGCGTCCGGCGATGCTCGTCCTTCCCGGCGGCGGCTACCGCCACCACGCCGCCCACGAGGCCGAGCCCGTCGGGCACTGGCTGGCCGGCCTCGGGGTCCACGCCGTCGTCCTGCGCTACCCGGTCGCACCCGCGCGCCACCCCGCGCCGCTCGAGGCGGCCGTCCGTGCGCTCGCGTGGATCCGCGAGGCCTCGGGCCCGCTGCAGGTGGACCCCGGCCGGGTCGGGGTCCTGGGGTTCAGCGCCGGCGGCCACCTCGCCGCGACCCTGTGCGGGCAGCCGGACCCGCCGGACCTGGCGGTCCTGGCATACCCGGTGATCTCCTTCCTCGACGAGCCGCACGAGGGCTCGGTCGCCGCGCTGCTGGGACCGGACGCCGACGCCGAGGCCCGCGCCGCGCACAGCGCCGATCGTCACGTCTCCGCGCGCACACCCCCCGCCTTCGTCTGGCACACCGCCGACGACGCGTCGGTGCCCGTCGGCCACCCGCTGCGGTACTGCGGGGCGCTGGCCGCCCACGCGGTGCCGTTCGAGCTCCACGTCTTCCCCGAGGGGCGTCACGGTCTCGGGCTCGCGACCGAGGCGCCGCACGTCGCGCGCTGGACCTCGCTGTGCGAGACGTGGCTGCGGTCCCGGGGCTGGCCCACCGGGGGCTGA